In Candidatus Krumholzibacteriia bacterium, the genomic window CATGATGGCCTTGCCGAAGCGCTCCACGCCCTCGATGCGCGCGCCCGCCAGCGTCCCCACGCGGAGGCTGCCGCGCCGGTACAGGTCCGGCGCGGTGAGCCGGGCGCGCACGACGGTCCGCCCCGGCAGCACCGGGGCCAGCTCGCGCACGACGGTTTCGACTTCGGGCAGTTCAGGCATGGGTGACAGGACCTCCGAATGTGTGTAGAATAGCCGATCCGGGCCCCGAGTCCTACGGCCCAGGCCGCATGAAAAAATCGATCCAGCAGATTCTCTTCGACGAGGTGCTTCCGCGCGTCCAGAAGCCCGGCCAGTACGCCGGCGGCGAGCGCAACATCATCGTCAAGGACCACGCATCCGTGGACCTCAAGGTCGCGCTGGCCTTCCCCGACACCTACGCCATCGGCATGTCCCACCTGGGACTGCGCATCCTCTACCAGCTCATCAACGACCGCGAGGACGCCTGCGCCGAGCGCGTGTTCGCGCCCTGGATCGACATGGAGGACGAGTTGCGCCGGCGCGAACTGCCCCTGGTGACCCTGGAGACCTTCACGCCGCTGGACCGCTTCGACGTGATCGGCTTCTCCATGCAGTACGAGCTGGGCTTCACCAACCTGCTCAACATGCTGGAGATGTCTCGCATCCCGGTCCTGACCGCGGACCGCGGCATCAACGACCCGGTGATCCTCGGGGGCGGCTCCATCACCCTGGCCATGGAGCCGGTGGCACCGTTCTTCGACGCCATCCTGGTGGGCGACGCCGAAGACGTCATCCACAAGGCGCTCGACATCATCAAGGCGTGGCGCAGGAGCGGCCGCCCGCGCGCCGAGCTGCACCGCGACCTGTGCGCCATCCCCGGCATGTACGTCCCCTCCCACTACGAGGTGGACTACCACCCCGACGGCACCATCGCGGAGATACGCAACCTCGCGCCAGCGCCGTCCAGCATTCCCAAGACCACGGTGTGGGACCTCGAGAACGCGACCTTTCCGGTGCGGCCGGTGATTCCCAACGTGGAAGTCATCCACGACCGTATCAACATCGAGATCATGCGCGGTTGCCCCAACCAGTGCCGCTTCTGCCAGGCGGTGCAGCACTACCGCCCGCTCAAGATGCGCACCATCGAGACCGTGCTGGCGCTGGCCGAGCAGTCGTACCGCGAGACCGGCTACGACGAGATCAGCCTCACCAGCCTGTCCACGGCGGACTATCCCGGCATCGTGGACCTGCTGACCGCCATCTCGGATCGTTTCCGCTCGCGCCGCGTCAACGTGTCGCTGCCGTCCCTGCGCGTTGGGCCCGAGCTCAAGAGACTCCCCGGCCTCACCAGCACCGTGCGCAAGTCGGGGCTGACCATGGCGCCGGAGGTGGCCACCGACCGGCTGCGCGAGGTCATCCGCAAGCCCATCAAGA contains:
- a CDS encoding TIGR03960 family B12-binding radical SAM protein, with product MKKSIQQILFDEVLPRVQKPGQYAGGERNIIVKDHASVDLKVALAFPDTYAIGMSHLGLRILYQLINDREDACAERVFAPWIDMEDELRRRELPLVTLETFTPLDRFDVIGFSMQYELGFTNLLNMLEMSRIPVLTADRGINDPVILGGGSITLAMEPVAPFFDAILVGDAEDVIHKALDIIKAWRRSGRPRAELHRDLCAIPGMYVPSHYEVDYHPDGTIAEIRNLAPAPSSIPKTTVWDLENATFPVRPVIPNVEVIHDRINIEIMRGCPNQCRFCQAVQHYRPLKMRTIETVLALAEQSYRETGYDEISLTSLSTADYPGIVDLLTAISDRFRSRRVNVSLPSLRVGPELKRLPGLTSTVRKSGLTMAPEVATDRLREVIRKPIKNADLMAGCAAAFEAGYRLVKFYFLIGAPTEREEDLRGIVDLAHAASVLRQQMSGRRAQVNCSISSHIPKPHTPFQWEAMDTREELRAKQRFLRSYNRSGHIQLKFHDVDVSYLEAVFSRGDRRLAGTLLAARAAGLRMDAWSECFDIRRWEEIFAASGVDPDWYALRRRATDEILPWDMIGLKIPTAHLVKEHGRAHAAA